One window from the genome of Populus alba chromosome 15, ASM523922v2, whole genome shotgun sequence encodes:
- the LOC118057531 gene encoding TPD1 protein homolog 1, whose product MTTVVSKTIGVVLVMIFLLAILLSTFSFSSGLAKDEGGFMGSSSHVFLHEGGNYTVPALHRKLLVRSMAMEEPNRIGEKCTSADIVVSQGPTAPLSSGIPTYTVQIMNMCATGCDISGIHLNCGWFSSVRLIDPKIFKRLRYNDCLVNDGKPLVTGGTLTFEYANTFSYPLGVSSIVCH is encoded by the exons ATGACAACTGTGGTTTCGAAGACAATCGGCGTCGTTTTGGTGATGATCTTCTTGCTCGCTATACTACTATCCACGTTTTCATTTTCCTCTG GTTTGGCTAAAGATGAAGGTGGATTCATGGGTTCGTCGAGTCACGTATTTCTTCACGAGGGAGGGAACTACACGGTCCCTGCCCTACATCGCAAGCTCCTTGTTCGCT CAATGGCAATGGAGGAGCCTAACAGGATAGGAGAAAAGTGTACCAGCGCTGATATAGTGGTAAGTCAGGGACCCACAGCCCCTCTTTCCAGTGGCATACCTACGTACACTGTTCAGATCATGAACATGTGTGCCACCGGCTGTGACATCTCCGGAATTCACCTCAACTGTGGCTGGTTCAGCTCTGTTCGCCTCATCGACCCCAAGATATTCAAGCGCCTTCGCTACAATGACTGCCTTGTTAACGACGGAAAGCCTTTGGTAACCGGCGGCACTCTCACCTTTGAATATGCCAACACATTCTCTTACCCTCTGGGAGTCTCTTCTATAGTTTGTCATTGA